Below is a genomic region from Candidatus Binatia bacterium.
AGCTCGCGGGCTGACGCAGCATCCACAGCACGCCTTCGGCGGGCACCTCCACCGGTTCCCAGCCGGAATAGTCGACGCCGGGCAGGTTGGCGACGAAGCCTTCCGAAGCGACGGGAAGGTCGATGCGGAACGTATTGACCGCGATGTGGTGAGAAGCAAGTTGCTGCGCGGCATCGAGGCTCAGCCGTTCGAGGGCGGCCTTGGTCATGCCGTAGATCATCATGCCGGGTAACGGGTGCAAGGCGGCCCCCGACGAGATGTTGAGGATGGCGCCGCCACCCTGAGCGATCATGTGAGGCGCCACGTCGCGGATGGCGATGAATGGGGCGCGCAGGTTGACGTCCATCATCAGGTCGTAGCGCTTCATGGCGATGTGGAGATCGCCGGGGAAGCTGATGGCGGCGTTGTTCACCAGGATGTCGAGACGCCCGAAGTGATCGTGCGCCATCCGCACCATGCGCTCGACGTCAGCCTCGACGGCGAGGTTGGCCGGTACCGCCAGCCCGCGCCGGCCCGTGGCTTCCACATCGCGCACCGCGGCGTCAATCGTGCCGGGCAGCCTGAGGGGCGACGCATCGGTGGCGCGGGCAGCGCAGGCGACGTCCACACCAGCGCGCGCCAAGGCGATGGCAATTGCCCGACCGATACCCCGGCTGGCGCCGGTGACCAACGCAACTTTTCCTTTGAGTTCCATGTCGGCCCTTCTAGCCCGCCCGCAGGCGCAACGGCAACTCGGCCGGGGCGAGTGCGGGTTCCCCGATCTCCCCACTTGGTTGTGAGCCAGCCGTCGGGCTGTTATTTTTGAAGCGATGCTGCGTGGCGATTTTCACCATCACATCAATACCGACCCAATTGACGGGGCCTTCGTGTACCACTCGGCCGGGGCACTGGTTGATCGGGCCGCCGCGACCGGCCTGAACGTGCTGGCGATTACATGCCACGAATCGATTCCCTACGACGACGACATCGTTCGCTACGCCGCCGATCGCGGGGTGCTGCTGCTGCGCGGAATGGAAGCCACGGTGGACGGCCATCATGTGCTGCTGCTCAACTTCGCGGAGTTTCCTCCCGGGGTGTGCACCATGGCTGATATCGCCGCCGCCAAGACGCGGAACTCGCTGGTCATCGCGCCGCATCCGTTTTATCCGGCCGGGGTGACCGGCGGCGAATCCCTCACGGCGCATCCGGAACTGTTCGATGCGGTGGAGTTCTCCGGGCTCTATACGCCTCTGACCAAATGGTTCAATCGTCGGGCCGCGGACTACGCGCGTCGCGTCGGGCTACCAGTCATTGGCAACTCCGATACCCACTTCCTGTGGCAGGTGGGCCGTACGTTCACGCTCATCGACGCCAGACCCGAACCGGACGCGGTGCTCGAAGCGGTTCGCCGGGGACGCGTGCAACTGGTCACACAGCCGCTGAGCTGGGTGGACATGGTGCGCTTCGTGGTCGAGTCGCGTTCGACCGTCGGCCTTTTCAGCGACAGCTTGCGGTATATGGTTCGTGTCCTGCACCGCACGCGTGGGCGGCGCCGGGTGCCGCCGTACCTGTTAATGCCCGAGCCGGCCCCCGAACCCCTGCGCCAATCGACGCCGCGGCCGGGTGAGCACGGAGAAGCTCACCGGGGCGGGCGAAGGTTACGATAGTAGTCGCCGCGTTCCTTGCGTAGTTGCTTGAGCCGCTCTTCGGCTTCGCGCGTCAGTCGGGATTTCCGGTTGAGCAAGTAGTAGACGACCAGCAGTCCTAGCACAGCGGTGAGGCCGATGGACGAATGGTCCCCGAAGTAGTGGAGGGCGCCCCAAAACTGCTCCATGAAGCTCTCCATTCCCAGCGTAGGCTACGGCGGCAGACGGCAGACTACAAGAGGGTTTCGGAAATGTTTTGCTGCTAGGGCACTTGGTGCTTGGAACGTGCTGCATATGAATCAAGTTTCATGCGAAGCCGCCCGTAGCGACCCAACACGTCCGCCGGAAGCCTCTGGAGTGCGGGCGGGGAGCGGTCCCGCCGAAAAGACGCTGGGCGCAGCCCGCTAGGTCTTGAACCTGCCGAGTCACTCCGCACAGCAAGCCTTGCGGGGCGTGCCGTGCTATGGGGCGAGGATGATCCCGCTCGAACGGGTCCACGTCGGTTTCATCGGCTGCGGCCGCATCTCCACCCTCCAGGCACTGGGCTACCTCGACCACCCGCGCGCTGAGATGACGGCGGTTTGTGATCGAGACCACGCCCTGGCGCGCCAACGGCAGCAGGAGTGGGGAGCGAAGAAGGTGTACACCGACTACCAGCAGCTCCTGCGCGATCCCGATGTCGACGCGGTGGAGATCCTGTTGCCCCACCACCTGCACCGCGAGGTCGCCATCGCCGCGTTGCAGGCGGGGAAGCACGTGTCGCTGCAGAAACCGCCGACATTGACGTTGGGCGAGCTCGACGAGGTCCGTGACGCGGCCAAGGCGGCCGGCCGGCGGTTCCGTGTCTTCGAGAACTTCATGCATTATCCGCCGCATGTGAAGGCACGCGAGCTGGTGCAAGGCGGCGCGGTGGGCGAACCGCTCTCCGTTCGCATCAAGACGGCGGCCGGCCGGTTCGATGACGGTTGGCAGGTCCCGGCCTCCTCACAGACGTGGCGCATGGATCCGGAAACGTGTGGCGGAGGGCCCATCTGCTTTGACCACGGATACCACGCTTACAACATGGCGCGCTTCTTCGTGGCCGAGCCGGTCGAACGCGTGCATGCCTGGATCCACGTCAACTGCTTCGGTCCCAACGCGTACTTCGACGGGCCGGCTCTCATCAGTTGGAAATACGCGGGCGTGCCGAAGTTCGGTAGCTGGGAAGTGATCGCCTCGGTCGGGATGCGGGTGCGTTCGCATTACTACGCCAGCGACGACCGTATGGAGATCCATGGTACGGAAGGCATCATCTGGGTGAATCGGTGCACCGGCTTTCTGCTCGATGAGCCCGCGCTGGTGTTGTACCGGGACGGTGAAACCCGCGCCTGGCACGACATCCCCACCGACTGGGCGGAAAGCTTCCGACTAGGTGCCCACGATTTTATCGATGCACTCGTCGAGGGCCATCAACCAGCGCAGGACGCCGTCGATGCTGCCGAGACGTTGCGCTTCGCCATCGCGGCGCACGTGTCAGCCTGCGAAGCCCGCGAAGTTCGCCTGGACGAAGTCGGTCCCGATACGCGGGCACGATTGCCCATCAAAAGCAGTCCTGAGTCCTGAGTTTATTAGGGTGACAGGCAGGCCTGTTCCGGCTCAGGACTCAGGACTCAGAGGCTGTGAGGAAATGTGTGGTCCGCGACCACGGCGATTCCGCCTTGCGTTGCGCCAAAGAGGCGTAATGCCGGTGGTATAGGCTTCCAGCCTGTACGAACCCGGCGGCCGTTCGCCCGCACGTTCACTGGTACAGGCTGGAAGCCTATACCACCATTGGCGACCTTCGGCCGCTCACACAGAGTGTGCTGACGAGATCTTATTCGCCTTCGTACCAATTTCCTCACGGACTCTCAGCACTTCACTACGCCGCTGGTTGTTGTTGGGTGACGCAGTGCATGGCCCCGAGGCCCCACACCATCTCGGTGGCGTGGATGCCGACCACGTGTCGCTGCGGGAACAGCGCTTTGAGAGTCCGGAGCGCGGTCGCATCATTCGGGTCGTTGAACGTTGGAACGAGGACGACACCGTTGGCGATGTAGAAGTTCGCGTAGCTCGCC
It encodes:
- a CDS encoding Gfo/Idh/MocA family oxidoreductase; protein product: MIPLERVHVGFIGCGRISTLQALGYLDHPRAEMTAVCDRDHALARQRQQEWGAKKVYTDYQQLLRDPDVDAVEILLPHHLHREVAIAALQAGKHVSLQKPPTLTLGELDEVRDAAKAAGRRFRVFENFMHYPPHVKARELVQGGAVGEPLSVRIKTAAGRFDDGWQVPASSQTWRMDPETCGGGPICFDHGYHAYNMARFFVAEPVERVHAWIHVNCFGPNAYFDGPALISWKYAGVPKFGSWEVIASVGMRVRSHYYASDDRMEIHGTEGIIWVNRCTGFLLDEPALVLYRDGETRAWHDIPTDWAESFRLGAHDFIDALVEGHQPAQDAVDAAETLRFAIAAHVSACEAREVRLDEVGPDTRARLPIKSSPES
- a CDS encoding PHP-associated domain-containing protein; this translates as MLRGDFHHHINTDPIDGAFVYHSAGALVDRAAATGLNVLAITCHESIPYDDDIVRYAADRGVLLLRGMEATVDGHHVLLLNFAEFPPGVCTMADIAAAKTRNSLVIAPHPFYPAGVTGGESLTAHPELFDAVEFSGLYTPLTKWFNRRAADYARRVGLPVIGNSDTHFLWQVGRTFTLIDARPEPDAVLEAVRRGRVQLVTQPLSWVDMVRFVVESRSTVGLFSDSLRYMVRVLHRTRGRRRVPPYLLMPEPAPEPLRQSTPRPGEHGEAHRGGRRLR
- a CDS encoding SDR family NAD(P)-dependent oxidoreductase; the protein is MELKGKVALVTGASRGIGRAIAIALARAGVDVACAARATDASPLRLPGTIDAAVRDVEATGRRGLAVPANLAVEADVERMVRMAHDHFGRLDILVNNAAISFPGDLHIAMKRYDLMMDVNLRAPFIAIRDVAPHMIAQGGGAILNISSGAALHPLPGMMIYGMTKAALERLSLDAAQQLASHHIAVNTFRIDLPVASEGFVANLPGVDYSGWEPVEVPAEGVLWMLRQPASYTGQIVGMEALRQEQGIMQSRAARPFTGFGN